In Halobaculum magnesiiphilum, the following proteins share a genomic window:
- a CDS encoding TAXI family TRAP transporter solute-binding subunit, with the protein MSSEETRRKFLQTTGIASVAGISALAGCAGNGGGDGNGNGNGGDGDTPTEGDGDDTETPTEEDNGNGGTSDRLSWHAGGTGGTYYPLSNEIKTVVEANTNFSLNVQSTGASVENVGSLANGTADFALIQNDIAYFAKNGTGIDVFQDNAIESLRGVATLYPETITVVTLQETGIETLSDLSGTTINTGDLGSGTQVNANQILEAVGITDYTEQNAGFAQASEQLANGDIDAAFVVGGWPVGAIEDLANTNDIHIVPIDGDNREAVKEAASWFADDTIPGGTYSGVEEDVPTVAVQAMIATHTGVEAGTVETITAAIFDNLDELSIKTDFISVDSAQDGMSIELHEGAAAYFDM; encoded by the coding sequence ATGTCATCCGAAGAGACAAGACGGAAGTTCCTGCAGACGACCGGCATCGCGAGCGTCGCCGGAATCAGCGCGCTCGCCGGCTGCGCCGGAAACGGCGGCGGAGACGGGAATGGTAACGGAAACGGGGGTGACGGTGATACGCCGACGGAAGGCGACGGTGATGACACTGAGACCCCCACTGAGGAAGACAACGGAAACGGGGGAACCAGCGATCGCCTGAGCTGGCACGCCGGGGGTACCGGCGGCACGTACTACCCGCTCTCCAACGAGATCAAAACGGTCGTCGAGGCCAACACTAACTTCTCGCTAAACGTCCAGTCGACGGGAGCGAGCGTTGAAAACGTCGGGAGCCTCGCGAACGGGACGGCGGACTTCGCGTTAATCCAGAACGACATCGCGTACTTCGCGAAGAACGGGACCGGTATCGACGTGTTCCAGGACAACGCGATCGAGAGCCTCCGCGGCGTCGCGACGCTGTACCCCGAGACGATCACGGTCGTCACGCTCCAGGAGACCGGGATCGAGACACTGAGCGATCTCAGCGGCACCACGATCAACACCGGCGACCTCGGCTCCGGGACGCAGGTAAACGCGAACCAGATACTCGAGGCGGTCGGCATCACCGACTACACCGAGCAGAACGCCGGCTTCGCGCAGGCGTCCGAACAGCTCGCGAACGGCGACATCGACGCCGCGTTCGTCGTCGGCGGCTGGCCCGTCGGCGCGATCGAGGACCTCGCGAACACGAACGACATTCACATCGTGCCAATCGACGGCGACAACCGCGAGGCAGTCAAGGAAGCGGCCTCCTGGTTCGCCGACGACACGATCCCCGGCGGCACCTACAGCGGCGTCGAGGAGGACGTCCCGACCGTCGCGGTCCAGGCGATGATCGCCACCCACACCGGCGTCGAGGCCGGCACGGTCGAGACGATCACGGCGGCCATCTTCGACAACCTCGACGAACTGTCGATCAAGACGGACTTCATCTCCGTCGACAGCGCACAGGACGGCATGTCGATCGAACTCCACGAGGGAGCCGCCGCGTACTTCGACATGTAA
- a CDS encoding TRAP transporter permease: MSTNDAPDDDTTAGTGDVNDEGIEEISAEEAEQLIDEIERRRSLTGLAAVAVSVVGICFSVFQLYLAARSFTFTIPIPLVADIQVSLQLLQANAVHVAFALVLTFLLFPASMGDGFVSRGLGGAVETVADRLGRENPASRALEGLRGAFRWAFVDPDRSRVTPFDVACIVTAVLSAVYFLTEFSEIRDIRFFGLRAGRPVTEVYPFLDPVLGGVPVVSEFPYVFALGIAGVLLVLEATRRTLGLPLMIIVATFIVYARWGYLISGNTPFIGLLAIPELTWPQIVQNLWYNTENGVFGIPVTVSVSFIYIFILFGSFLEMSGAGQWFIDLAYAATGGRKGGPAKASILASGFMGTISGSSIANTVTTGAFTIPLMKRSGYSPEFAGAVESSASSGGQILPPVMGAAAFLMVQYTATPFADIIILATIPAIVFFFGVWVMVHLKAVQEGIGGMPDADRESMVVHLKRGWFYLVPIVLLLYYLIIERLSVSRSAWFTLVALVALITVIAAYSDETRVTLAGALALVVGAEFASHVVAGVPVIGLLGGGGGVGLQPAEAASVLLGRIGWYAMLAGVLTMVVHSDVQSTVLGLNPTVQNVAESAGERTGRDLGDNQLFRVGTFVVTSMEEGARTAVPVVVAVAAAGIIPGVISVSGLGPNLTSLLLALSGGSIVVMLLVTAVSSIILGMGMPTTVTYIILISMLATPLVEFGIPLLAAHLFILYFGVIADITPPVAVAAYAASGVAKSDPFETGVKAFSLSLNKAIVPFAFVLAPGIVLLREKADAGELPLRERYRVVEFADLAELSYSVPEILVPVVGVFLGVVALGATVIGTLYTRVGRTARVGFAVSSLLLMAPGLLSASVFDLLGLVGVTVTVDGLLLDLTLRAAGLIVFVALAAQNRRKLPAARERAEPTSA, encoded by the coding sequence ATGAGCACGAACGACGCACCAGACGACGACACGACCGCCGGAACCGGGGACGTGAACGACGAGGGGATCGAGGAGATATCCGCGGAGGAGGCCGAGCAGCTCATCGACGAGATCGAGCGCCGACGATCGCTGACGGGTCTCGCGGCCGTTGCGGTGTCAGTCGTCGGGATCTGCTTTTCGGTGTTTCAGCTGTACCTCGCGGCCCGGAGCTTCACGTTCACGATCCCGATCCCGCTCGTGGCGGACATCCAGGTGTCGCTGCAACTGCTCCAGGCGAACGCGGTCCACGTCGCGTTCGCGTTGGTGCTCACGTTCCTGCTGTTCCCCGCGAGCATGGGCGACGGGTTCGTCTCACGTGGCTTGGGAGGCGCCGTCGAGACGGTCGCCGATCGACTGGGTCGCGAGAACCCCGCCTCGCGCGCGTTAGAGGGTCTCCGAGGCGCGTTCCGGTGGGCGTTCGTCGACCCCGACCGAAGCCGGGTCACCCCCTTCGACGTTGCCTGTATCGTCACGGCGGTCCTCTCGGCCGTCTACTTCCTGACGGAGTTCTCGGAGATCCGGGACATCCGCTTCTTCGGACTCAGGGCGGGCCGCCCGGTCACCGAGGTGTACCCGTTCCTCGACCCCGTCCTCGGGGGCGTCCCCGTGGTCAGCGAGTTCCCGTACGTGTTCGCGCTCGGCATCGCCGGCGTCCTTCTCGTATTGGAGGCGACCCGACGAACCCTGGGGCTCCCGTTAATGATCATCGTGGCGACGTTCATCGTCTACGCGCGGTGGGGCTACCTCATCAGCGGGAACACGCCGTTCATCGGTCTGCTCGCGATCCCTGAACTGACGTGGCCGCAGATCGTCCAGAACCTCTGGTACAACACCGAGAACGGCGTGTTCGGGATCCCGGTCACGGTCTCGGTCAGCTTCATCTACATCTTCATCCTCTTCGGATCGTTCCTGGAGATGAGCGGAGCGGGCCAGTGGTTCATCGATCTCGCCTACGCCGCCACCGGTGGGCGCAAGGGCGGCCCCGCGAAAGCAAGCATCCTCGCCAGCGGCTTCATGGGCACCATCTCGGGGTCGTCGATCGCGAACACGGTCACGACCGGCGCCTTCACGATCCCGCTGATGAAGCGGTCCGGATACTCGCCGGAGTTCGCCGGCGCCGTCGAGTCGTCGGCGTCGTCGGGGGGCCAGATCCTCCCGCCCGTGATGGGCGCGGCGGCGTTCCTCATGGTCCAGTACACGGCGACGCCGTTCGCGGATATCATCATCCTCGCGACGATCCCGGCGATCGTCTTCTTTTTCGGCGTCTGGGTGATGGTCCATCTCAAGGCCGTCCAGGAGGGGATCGGCGGGATGCCCGACGCCGACCGGGAGTCGATGGTCGTCCACCTCAAGCGTGGGTGGTTCTACCTGGTGCCGATCGTCCTCTTGCTGTACTACCTCATCATCGAGCGTCTCTCCGTCTCGCGGTCGGCGTGGTTCACCCTCGTCGCGCTCGTCGCGCTGATCACGGTGATCGCGGCCTACAGCGACGAGACCCGCGTCACCCTCGCCGGCGCGCTCGCGCTCGTCGTGGGCGCCGAGTTCGCCAGCCACGTCGTCGCGGGCGTCCCCGTCATCGGTCTCCTCGGCGGTGGCGGCGGGGTGGGACTCCAGCCCGCGGAAGCGGCATCGGTCCTTCTCGGCCGGATCGGGTGGTACGCGATGCTCGCCGGCGTCCTGACGATGGTGGTCCACAGCGACGTGCAGTCGACGGTGCTCGGTTTGAACCCCACGGTGCAGAACGTCGCGGAGTCGGCCGGCGAGCGGACTGGCCGCGACCTCGGCGACAATCAACTGTTCCGCGTGGGCACGTTCGTCGTCACATCGATGGAGGAGGGCGCACGGACGGCCGTGCCGGTCGTCGTCGCGGTCGCGGCCGCGGGCATCATCCCCGGCGTCATCAGCGTCTCCGGGCTCGGCCCCAACCTCACCTCGCTGCTGTTGGCGCTGTCGGGCGGGTCGATCGTCGTGATGCTGCTCGTGACGGCCGTCTCGAGCATCATTCTCGGGATGGGGATGCCGACGACCGTCACGTACATCATCCTGATCTCGATGCTCGCGACGCCGCTGGTGGAGTTCGGCATCCCGCTGCTGGCGGCGCACCTGTTCATTCTCTACTTCGGGGTCATCGCCGACATCACCCCGCCGGTCGCGGTCGCCGCCTACGCCGCCAGCGGCGTCGCCAAGTCCGACCCGTTCGAGACCGGCGTCAAGGCGTTCTCGCTGTCGCTGAACAAGGCGATCGTGCCGTTCGCGTTCGTGCTCGCGCCGGGGATCGTCCTGCTGCGCGAGAAGGCCGACGCGGGGGAGCTCCCGCTGCGCGAGCGGTATCGCGTCGTCGAGTTCGCCGACCTCGCGGAGCTATCGTACTCGGTGCCGGAGATCCTGGTGCCGGTCGTGGGGGTGTTCCTCGGCGTCGTCGCGCTCGGCGCCACCGTTATCGGGACGCTGTACACTCGCGTCGGCCGCACCGCACGCGTCGGCTTTGCGGTCAGTTCCCTCCTGTTGATGGCGCCGGGGCTGCTCTCGGCGAGCGTCTTCGACCTGCTCGGGCTCGTCGGGGTGACCGTCACCGTCGACGGGCTCCTGCTCGATCTGACGCTTCGGGCCGCGGGCCTGATCGTGTTCGTCGCCCTCGCGGCGCAGAACCGTCGGAAGCTCCCGGCGGCACGCGAGCGGGCGGAGCCGACCTCGGCGTAG
- a CDS encoding DUF1850 domain-containing protein, whose amino-acid sequence MVTVIAGIVGGVAIAAPTGQVLVVEDVETGEHYLTQPVDDGSTVALEYMHSVERSRVYDEYRIEGGTLVNTRMEFESYGWGLPSGANVTNRNGTLVYEPEGSITELDTLLVSPGRIAGHTLIVDGRRYDLVAETNGSDVRIHVEQRTLTDRLL is encoded by the coding sequence ATGGTGACGGTCATCGCGGGAATCGTCGGCGGAGTTGCCATCGCGGCCCCGACCGGGCAGGTCCTGGTCGTCGAGGACGTCGAGACGGGCGAACACTACCTCACCCAGCCCGTCGACGACGGGAGCACGGTCGCCCTGGAGTACATGCACAGCGTCGAGCGATCCCGCGTGTACGACGAGTACCGCATCGAGGGTGGGACGCTGGTGAACACCCGGATGGAGTTCGAATCGTACGGCTGGGGGCTGCCGTCCGGGGCGAACGTCACGAACAGAAACGGGACGCTGGTGTACGAGCCCGAGGGGTCGATAACCGAACTCGATACGCTGTTGGTGTCCCCCGGCCGGATCGCGGGTCACACACTGATCGTCGACGGTCGGCGGTACGATCTGGTCGCGGAAACGAACGGCAGCGACGTTCGGATCCACGTCGAGCAACGCACCCTGACGGACAGGTTGCTATGA